GTATTGCCCACAGTCTATAACAGCCTCATGTTTCATTTTGGCGGAGGAGTAAAATGTAGTGATGGATCACATTTTTTCACACGGTTATTCTCAAGGAGTCTATATTTTGAATTCTCAAGAAATTAGCTACTTAGGCCTTGTATTCTGAGTTGTGCATTCATTGAACATTTAACAGAAATTGGGCTGAATCTGGAAGATATGCTTCTGAATGTGCTACTGAATAGGGCTGTGCCAAAAGTTTGGACAGAAATGTGGACTCACCCAGATTAGCAGTCTCAGGCTCACAAATTAAATTTCAACACTTCCAGTTCATCTTGGCAAATGCTAGTATCCTGATGTCAGACTAAtgatgtaagccagaaagagtgGTGTTTTGCAATAGAGAGATTCTGGTAACCCTTCCCATGAGTGTGGGTTGTAGGATATCAATATTTACATCATATCACAGAGTATGTTACAGTTTGCAAGGCGGAGAAATTAGACGGCTTACTCATGGTCTTTGGTGGAGAAGTGTCCTTCTGTTCAACATCAAAAGCTTAAATTGCTCATGTTTGCATTGTTATTTCCTTAAGACATTCTTTTTTCAATTGCATATAATAAACGGACATTTTCTTAACGTCAGCAAAATGGGATGTTTCAAAATTAAAGGGTTGTATTGTGCCAGGAAACATTAAAAGACAAACTATTATAATTTCATCTACTTCCAatataattatacaaaaaaataaaataactcggGGAAAGTGGTTATAattccttttctgtaaatttaCTCGCTCAAGCATGACTGAAATTACAGTGTTTGCTCCTACTGCCATCATTCTCCAAAGGGCTAATTAATGAAGCACTCATGAATACTGATGACTTAAGAATGTGTTCTCAAGAACTGAAGGGCAGACACAGGAAGGAGACAAAATGGGAAATGAAAGAAGTTGATGAACCCCGTTGGCTGGTTTGATTTAGTCAAAGAAGCCAGAAatatgttctcatttctttcttaaatgaccCACCACATCTAATAGCTGAAAATGTAGTGCTGATACCAGATCTTCACTGGTAGGCTTCTTTTCAGGGAAGGACTTATTTCATATAGGCAAAAACAGAATATGAAAGATTTGCAGAACATCTTATACATGTTCCTGCTGAAGACCTgcttacaaatataaatattgcCCTAAGAATACCAGGGATTCCTTCCTGGAAAATGAACTCTAGGAGTTATATGAGCGCAAGTTTCCTTTGCATGACAGATCATAAACAGATGGCTTCTCAGGAGCCACTCTCTAAATTTCCATATTTTCTCACTGGGTAGATTTTATAATGTTAATGCATACTCTTCCAGAGGTGAAAAAAAGTGAACCTCTGTTGGTTTTCTGCTTTGATCTACTTTTTAGTTTGGCATCTTGGGAATTTTAATTTCTTGTTCAATATCGGTCCAGTTATGTATACATTTTAGAAATACTTATAGACAGCAAATATTTGTAACTTTTTAGTTTATCACCTCTCCAGAGACTGTAGTCTtaacttcctctttcttttcatcaGGAGGCAGTCCTTAATTAAGCTTTATTGTTGCTTCCTGGACTCTCCCCAGCTTTTTAACACCTCTTTGAAATGCTCAAGAAGAGTAGTCATTGGGAGGAACCTTTACCTCCCTCCTCCTTGGGATGATGTAACCTCTGCATACTTTGTGAGATCATGCAGAAAGTGCTGACGTGCAATCCATCTGCATTAAATTCCTtctgaaggaaaaacaaactgAGCAAGTGAAATGCCTTCCACTCAAAGGAAAGCAGATGGTAGTTTTATTTAGAATTGAATGAAAAGTCACAACTTGATGTAAGAGAAGCCATTACTACTAGGCTTCCATTGTAAGAAAATTCACCTTTGACCCCCTTTATAACCCATGCCATGATCAAAATATTTTGCTTATCTATtccacaatggaaaaaaaaaatgtccatagCCTTAGGTCGAATCTAAAAGAAACATAGTAGATAGTATTCTTTAATTTCATGCTTCACTTCCTTTAAGAACAAattcttaaattattattttaacaacCGAACACTAAACTATACACCGAAGATGATGTCCAGTGGTGTGTTTCAGGGTGAGGGGTGAAACTGGGGGCAGAGATGGAGTTGAGAATAATCACACTTGCAACACACATGTGGaaaattttctcctttctctcagtATCAAATTATAGTGCTAGAAAGGCCTTGTGGAAAATGACATGAAAGCCCAAAGAAATTAAGGGGCCTAGAATTATTTGAATTAGGTGGAAGAATAATGATTAAACAGGTAGGACAGTAATTCTCAAATTGTTATTTCTACCaatgttccattttctccacgtATAAATCTTCTATCAGGTATCCAGAAATGGTAAAGAAAGTTTCCACATGCTCTTGGTTGGTGAAAATGTCTGGTTCTTCAGTTTCTATTTCAGAGTCAATTGTAGAATTGTATTCATTAGTAGAATTTTAGAATTTCAGTCCAAATAGTCACCAGGTAATTCCACTAACAATAGGAGAAAGTGATGAACATAAGCATTTGAGGACTAGTGAGTCGAGCACAAAATTTTATAATCCATGCAGGAACAAAAATGTTTTACCTATTCAAGACTCAATATCCAGGTAAGTTTTCAGTCATCAGAAACTCTTTAGCTTATTCCATATTTCACAGTGTTGTCACAAGCTTGGGATGATTTATGTTTGCCTTGgacattccattttcttttctctagcttAGACTTCAGTCACATGTTTGGGTCACCGGAGGTGCCATAACACTAATCTCATCCGAGTAGTTGACATCACATTCTTCTAGACACCATGAAAGCAGCATGTTTCGGATTTGGTCCATAGAGCTGTGGTCCAGAATCCTGGTAGCAAGCATAGTGAAGAACCCAAGCGTGGCCTTGCTTAGGCTGACTGCACGTTTGATCATTATTGTCCTGAGAATTCACATCTGACAGAGTCAGAAATGTAAAACTCAACATCCCACAGGGAGAGCAAAAACCACACAGAAGCAGCAAACCCAGAGTAGGACTGTGAACTCTTTCTCTCACTGTAGCTTGTTCCCTTGGCTCGCATGGCACTTTAACGATGACAGAGTCCAAGGACCAACGTTGACGTTTATTCTCTCATTTCACCACGATCCCAACTTTCTAGTCAGCTTGGGAGGTTTTGTTGTTTCACCTGAAGATTTCCGTTTGGGGCCCACTGATTTACACCAATGCCTCATGAAAATTTCTTACGAAGGCTTCACAGTGGTCTTCCTCCGGAACAGATATTGTAAGGTGATTTCAATTTTAGATACCTAAAACAGAGCATtggtttccatatgaatttgacTGCTGTTTGTGTAGCTTATTGAGAATTATATAGATGCTCTGGTCTAACAGTTGCTCTTGGTGTCCCACCTGTACCCCCTttaccacccccatcccccagcaGCTGTGGGTATCAATGAGGCTCATGTGCTATGTGCTGTGCTTcatcgctcacttgtgtccgatctctgtgaccccatggactgtagcccgccagggtcctctgtccatggggattctccaggcaagaatactggagtgggttgccatgccctcctccaggagatcttcccaacccagggatagaacccaggtctcctgaattgcaggcggattctttactttctgagccaccagggaagcccaagaattatgcagtgggtagcctttcccttctccaggggatcttcctgacccaggaattgaaccagggtcttctgcattgcagatggattctttaccagctgaacttccagggaagcccataataaggTTCACAGCACCGTCCTTCTTTAGAGGACTGTCCTCAGCCAAGAGAGGATTTTGCCTGAAGATTTCTGGGAGAGTCCAAGGCCCTGTCCCTTACCCCACCAGGAGCATTCTGACATCCACACCTGATGACAGTGGGTGCTAAAACCGAGCTCCCTCACCTCCTTGGGTTGGGTCAGAGATGCCATTCATGTTCTAGGTCTCCCAGTGGAATCAGGCTGAGGACAGATTTCAGCTAAAGCTGCATCTTtgcctcccttcccctctgctcTAACTTTCCTACTTCATTACGAGTTTAAGCTTTGAGCAGTCCCTTGACCAATCACTCACTCAAGAATCTGTTTCATAGTTCTTCTAGGGAACTTGACCTTGGGCAACTGTCTCATTTACAGTAAAAGGTCttacttccttttctttgttttttctttcttgacctCTTATGCAGCTGATTTAACAGATTTTGTATCAATCGATCCACATATATAGTTGATATAACAAGTTTCACTCTCTCTAAGGTGCGattattaagaaaacatttttttatgttGTATAATAATTTTTGGTCATTTTAAATATGACAACTTAGTTAACAgagtacagaaaaagaaatgtatttttacttttctttaatgTATGTCATGTATTTTTTGGCTTTTCCTTATATGTGGCTTTTAGGTAAAATTACCAGTGTGGAAAGGCCAGAAatgataattaataattaatacatGAGAAATTTATACTTAGTGGATCAAATTTGTCTTCTTTAGCTTTTAGCAGTAGGCAGTATCTCCTGAATATACTCTCAGTTGATGTCTGAGAAGAAAATGGCCCAAGTTTGTTACACACTTTCATTAATTTAATACTTATATTTCGATGTGTCCATTTgacagatatttactgagcacatatGGTATGCCAAACATGGTACTCAGCACGTCATATAGTTGTGCACAGGACACATTTAATCTTTACCCTTGTGGACCGACTGTCTACTCATTTATTACTTGATGTAGGCAGACAGAGATGAGGATGAAGGGAAATTGTAAATTGGAGCTATCCTATTGCAACTGCAGGTAAATCTTTACCTCTTGTCTGGGTTTATGAGATGAGGCATCAAAACAAATATGCAGGAACTTGCCAGATTTACAGTCATATTTTCACTAGACaattatatatgtcaatgcttGGTACATTGTaggggctcagtaaatgtttgttaaatgaatgagtatCTAGTgacttcataattttttttttcttacctcttTCTTATGTAGCagtaaaaaataacaagaaaaccaCTTAATAGTAATCCAACGCCAATCCCAATTGCGATGTATTTTTCATAAGAATCCACAGCATATGAAGTTAAGGTCAAATGCTCACACCTTTCTCCAGTATAACCAGTaaaacaccttttaaaaaaagaaaaaaaggtataatGTTAAAATTCATGATGATAGAAACACATATGACCGAtttcaaagaatgaaaacaattaaataaaaatgatttaaattaaaGAGGCAAATACCAAATGAAAGTTGATCTATTAAAGAAGAAGCCATGCATTTTGCACTAATTATATGATTAAAATCCTGTATTAATGCAGCTTCCCTCATTGGTAGAAGAGAAAGGTAGGACACCTCCATGAATTGACCTAGAAAATTGTTAACCTACTCTTTCATAAGAGGATGCTGAGTAAATCAATGGTCATAAACAGTATCTCAGTTGATCTAGAACTTTATATTCCTGAAGTATTTTTGCCATAGTTTCATTTTATCCTATAATCAACTCATAAAAACTTAGAAACGTCTTTGCATGTTGTTGAAAGCTggtttgggattccctggtgcctcagatggtaaagaatctgcctgcaatgtaggagacccaggttcaatccctgggccaggaagattccctggagaaggaaatggcaacccactccaatattcttgcccagagaatctcatggacagaggagccaggtgggctatactctatggggttgcaaagagttggacatgactgagcaactaacattttcacttttcaaaagttGTTTTGGAGTCAGTAGTTTTGAGGTGTGGCATGAgcttttgcatttctaacaagctcccaggttaCACAGTTGCTGCTAATCTAGGAACCATACTTTTAAGTAGTGAGAATTAGGTAGGTTAGAAAAAGACCCCTTCGATATTCAAATACAAAGAGAATTGGTGAATCATGTTCGGATCATGTACCTTTTTTACTGGGTAAGATAGAGGTGTATAGAAGTGTACCATATGAAACACCATGTGAAAGGAGGCATACATTCTCCTCCCATCTCTAGGACTTGGGAAGTTCTTTGCAATTACCTGCAGATGGCTTTCTCCAACTCATGGTGGAATGCACAGACACCATTGATGCAGTAACTATGGTGGTCTTCCAGGCAAGGATGTGAGAACTTCAAGGCTATGGGTACTTCTGTGTAGTCAGCTAGAAAAAGGAGATACTATATTAACAGATGAAGTAGGTCACGCTTTCATAGTAGATTCGTAACACATATACAAAAAGGCCtttcattttaagaatattctttGAGTGCTCTGCCATTTGAACTATCGATTCATTCCTTTGGTAGGTTATATATGCAAAGGTTAGGTTAATATCATCTAGACATATTAATAAGTTAGGTGGTGGAGGTGGACTGATTATCACGCTGTTCTTTAGAAATTTCATTGTAAGATATAGATACAAGTCtgccaaaaggtggcagcagtgATTCTAGTCAGTTTGGTATCTTAAACAAGGCTTCCCAAATGTATCCTGGATGCTAATAAATATAGAAGCTTTCATATACCTGAGAAGTAAGCACTTAGGGAGATGTGGATATATGCTTGTGAGATAATGAATTTGATTTCTCTTCACTCCCTGAAGGAGTGAGATGAGAATCTGCTCTTGCTCTTCTGTGGACCTTAAGTAGCTAATGGAAAGGAAATTGTTTTCCATAACTGATTTCAGAAGAGGTATTGTTATGACCTGTATATGAAGCCAGAAGTAATTTATGACTCAGGCCTAACATAGCTAAGACAATGCCTTTGgatgttaattaaaatttttactcaATTAAGAGGCATTATGAGATTGTAGGAAAAGTCGTGGAGTTGGAATTAGAAAACCTGGGTTTTGATTTCTAGCTGTTAGACTATTCAGATGACCACAATTGGTAAAATTTTTGCGGTCAAGTGTCCAGAAGCCTTTTTATGGGAAACTTCCCTTTGGGAAACTGTACTGTggcaaaatacatatatttcagaATGGTTATCTTTCATTCCTTGATGTATTAAAGACATATACCTATGCTGTTCTTGAAGTTTATGCAGTGGGAATGACATTTGAGTAAAATTGCATAATTTTAGTATAGTTTAATATTTGATTCTTAAATTCTTCTCAAGCAGAATTAgtggcattttatttttgtcattgttgtgaATAAACATCATATGT
The nucleotide sequence above comes from Muntiacus reevesi chromosome 22, mMunRee1.1, whole genome shotgun sequence. Encoded proteins:
- the EPGN gene encoding epigen isoform X5, with amino-acid sequence MDFGVPISVSLLINAMTALTGARTVSPPITTQQTDYTEVPIALKFSHPCLEDHHSYCINGVCAFHHELEKAICRYLKLKSPYNICSGGRPL
- the EPGN gene encoding epigen isoform X1, with protein sequence MDFGVPISVSLLINAMTALTGARTVSPPITTQQSNWTVNKTEADYTEVPIALKFSHPCLEDHHSYCINGVCAFHHELEKAICRCFTGYTGERCEHLTLTSYAVDSYEKYIAIGIGVGLLLSGFLVIFYCYIRKRYLKLKSPYNICSGGRPL
- the EPGN gene encoding epigen isoform X4 translates to MDFGVPISVSLLINAMTALTGARTVSPPITTQQTDYTEVPIALKFSHPCLEDHHSYCINGVCAFHHELEKAICRCFTGYTGERYLKLKSPYNICSGGRPL
- the EPGN gene encoding epigen isoform X3, coding for MDFGVPISVSLLINAMTALTGARTVSPPITTQQSNWTVNKTEADYTEVPIALKFSHPCLEDHHSYCINGVCAFHHELEKAICRYLKLKSPYNICSGGRPL
- the EPGN gene encoding epigen isoform X2, with the translated sequence MDFGVPISVSLLINAMTALTGARTVSPPITTQQSNWTVNKTEADYTEVPIALKFSHPCLEDHHSYCINGVCAFHHELEKAICRCFTGYTGERYLKLKSPYNICSGGRPL